The Listeria sp. PSOL-1 genome includes a region encoding these proteins:
- a CDS encoding thymidylate synthase translates to MKQYLELEKYVLEHGFQKGDRTGTGTLSTFGYQMRFNLAAGFPILTTKRVPFKLVVSELLWFLHGDTNIRYLLKHNNNIWNEWAFERYVKSADYSGPDMTDFGLRAVKDASFNELYQAEMAKFKTKILTDEKFSTTYGELGNIYGKQWRAWKTSTNETIDQLNEVIQMIKKNPDSRRLIVSAWNPEDIPQMALPPCHTLFQFYVANGKLSCQLYQRSADIFLGVPFNIASYALLTHLIARETGLDVGEFVHTLGDAHLYNNHLEQVKEQLTRDVRPLPKLILNEQPKTIFDFDVADITLDGYDPHPTIKAPISV, encoded by the coding sequence ATGAAACAGTATTTGGAGCTCGAAAAATATGTATTAGAACATGGTTTTCAAAAAGGAGACCGGACAGGGACAGGCACGCTTAGTACATTTGGCTATCAAATGCGTTTTAATCTGGCAGCTGGTTTTCCTATTTTAACGACAAAGCGTGTGCCATTTAAGCTTGTTGTCAGTGAACTACTATGGTTTTTACATGGGGATACAAACATTCGTTACTTGCTAAAGCATAACAATAACATTTGGAATGAATGGGCATTTGAACGTTATGTGAAAAGCGCTGATTACAGTGGTCCAGATATGACAGATTTTGGATTACGAGCGGTTAAGGATGCGTCGTTTAACGAGCTCTATCAAGCCGAAATGGCAAAGTTTAAAACAAAAATCTTAACGGACGAAAAATTTTCTACTACGTACGGCGAATTAGGAAATATTTATGGAAAACAATGGCGTGCTTGGAAAACGTCCACAAATGAAACCATTGATCAATTGAACGAGGTTATCCAAATGATCAAAAAAAATCCTGATTCAAGGCGACTTATTGTATCTGCTTGGAATCCAGAAGATATTCCACAAATGGCGCTGCCTCCTTGTCATACGCTTTTTCAATTTTATGTTGCCAATGGAAAATTAAGTTGTCAACTCTATCAACGTAGTGCTGATATTTTTTTGGGTGTACCTTTTAATATCGCAAGTTATGCGTTGTTAACACATCTCATCGCAAGAGAAACAGGGCTTGATGTAGGTGAGTTTGTCCATACATTAGGGGATGCTCATTTGTATAATAACCACTTAGAGCAAGTGAAAGAGCAGCTAACACGTGACGTGCGTCCATTACCGAAGCTTATTTTAAATGAACAACCAAAAACAATTTTTGATTTTGATGTTGCGGATATTACACTTGACGGCTATGATCCACATCCAACAATTAAGGCACCAATTTCGGTCTAG
- a CDS encoding ABC-F family ATP-binding cassette domain-containing protein, producing MKQIRIEHVTKTFGEKTLLTDISFTISEGERIGLIGINGTGKSTLLEVIAGKSSADSGEMIRGKDYTISYLAQDPALDEDKTVIEAVFKADTAAFKAIRNYESILRQMENQAYDHQAFFQAEENMNETGAWDKDTEAKTILDKLGIKDINQTVGTLSGGQKKRVGLAQVLIETPDLLILDEPTNHLDYTSIRFLESYLNRFKGAVLLVTHDRYFLDQVTNHIVELDRGTAVRYIGNYEKFMEQKAIRLEQETHIAEKNENLYRRELAWMRRGAKARSTKQKARKDRFGELEKKVKTKSDDSKLEIDMQTSRLGKDVFTLNHLEKYYGDHHVLRDFSLIIQPGERIGITGNNGTGKSTLLNLLAEKVLPDSGELIVGGTVRIGYYTQENITLDPEKRIISFLQEVGQEVVTTTGETLSVSSMLERFLFPASTHGKKIGSLSGGEKRRLFLLKILMEKPNVLLLDEPTNDLDTETLTVLEDYLQNFAGTIITVSHDRYFLDKITEKLLVFEAVGKVKIYYGEYSDYLAEQEQTVKERKPVKKQIKPQKTDEKKEKIRLTYMEQREWETIETTIEEVEQTISHLNEELEKSGSDFVSASELSEKITAKEAELEQLMERWEYLSTYAD from the coding sequence ATGAAACAAATAAGAATCGAGCACGTTACGAAAACATTTGGTGAAAAAACATTATTGACTGATATTAGTTTTACAATTTCTGAGGGTGAGCGTATCGGTTTAATCGGAATTAATGGCACTGGAAAATCGACATTACTTGAAGTCATTGCAGGGAAAAGCTCTGCAGATTCTGGAGAAATGATACGAGGTAAAGATTATACGATTAGCTATTTAGCCCAAGATCCAGCGTTAGATGAGGATAAAACAGTGATTGAAGCGGTGTTTAAAGCCGATACAGCAGCCTTTAAAGCGATCAGAAACTATGAAAGCATCCTACGCCAAATGGAAAATCAAGCTTACGATCATCAGGCTTTTTTCCAAGCAGAAGAGAATATGAATGAAACAGGCGCTTGGGATAAAGATACAGAAGCAAAAACAATTCTTGATAAACTAGGAATTAAAGATATAAATCAAACGGTTGGTACGCTTTCTGGTGGACAAAAAAAGCGAGTTGGGTTAGCACAGGTACTGATTGAAACGCCAGATTTGCTTATTTTGGATGAACCGACCAATCATCTTGATTATACGTCGATCCGTTTTCTTGAAAGTTATTTAAATCGCTTCAAAGGTGCTGTCTTGCTTGTGACGCATGATCGCTATTTTCTTGATCAAGTAACGAATCATATTGTTGAGCTTGACCGAGGCACAGCGGTTCGCTACATTGGTAATTATGAAAAATTTATGGAACAAAAAGCAATTCGGCTAGAACAAGAGACGCATATAGCAGAAAAGAATGAAAATCTTTACCGAAGAGAGCTTGCTTGGATGCGGCGTGGTGCAAAAGCGCGTTCAACCAAACAAAAAGCCCGCAAAGATCGTTTCGGTGAACTAGAGAAAAAAGTGAAAACAAAAAGTGATGATAGTAAACTTGAAATCGATATGCAAACAAGTCGGTTGGGTAAAGACGTTTTCACGCTAAACCATTTGGAAAAATATTACGGAGATCATCATGTGTTACGCGACTTTAGCCTTATTATTCAACCAGGTGAACGTATTGGCATTACAGGAAACAACGGAACAGGGAAGTCAACACTACTCAATTTACTTGCTGAAAAAGTGCTTCCAGATAGCGGCGAACTCATCGTTGGCGGCACGGTGCGTATCGGTTATTATACACAAGAAAATATAACGCTTGATCCTGAAAAACGGATCATTAGCTTTTTGCAAGAAGTTGGTCAAGAAGTTGTTACAACAACTGGCGAAACTTTAAGCGTCAGTAGTATGCTAGAACGTTTTTTATTTCCGGCAAGCACACATGGTAAGAAAATTGGAAGCCTTTCAGGAGGCGAAAAAAGACGTCTTTTCTTATTAAAAATCCTAATGGAAAAACCAAATGTCCTGTTGCTTGATGAACCAACCAATGATTTGGATACTGAAACGCTTACTGTTCTTGAGGATTATTTGCAGAATTTCGCTGGAACAATCATTACAGTTAGTCATGATCGCTATTTTTTAGACAAAATAACAGAAAAATTACTTGTATTTGAAGCTGTTGGTAAGGTGAAAATTTATTACGGCGAATATAGTGATTATTTAGCTGAACAAGAACAAACTGTAAAAGAAAGAAAACCTGTTAAAAAGCAAATAAAGCCACAAAAAACGGATGAGAAAAAAGAAAAAATCCGGCTTACCTATATGGAACAGCGCGAATGGGAAACGATTGAAACGACCATTGAAGAAGTAGAGCAAACGATAAGCCATTTAAATGAAGAACTTGAAAAAAGCGGTTCTGACTTTGTAAGTGCAAGTGAATTAAGCGAAAAAATTACAGCAAAAGAGGCTGAACTTGAGCAACTAATGGAGCGCTGGGAATATTTATCAACCTATGCAGATTAA
- a CDS encoding formate--tetrahydrofolate ligase: protein MTKAYKSDIEIASLAEISPITEIAADLGLTSDELELYGKTKAKLTYEAIHSLKNREQGKLVLVTAINPTPAGEGKSTVTVGLGDALSKKGKKTVIALREPSLGPTMGIKGGATGGGYAQVVPMEDINLHFTGDFHAITTANNTLSALIDNHMQQGNELKIDQRRIVWKRVVDLNDRALRKVVVGLGGPVQGIPREDGFDITVASEIMAIICLATDLKDLKHRLSEIVIGYNYNKEPITVGELGYAGALTLLLKDGLKPNLVQTLEHTPAIVHGGPFANIAHGCNSIIATRTALKLGDYAVTEAGFGADLGAEKFLDIKVPVLGKAPDCVVLVATIRALKMHGGVAKTELAKENVSALQDGFANLQKHIDSITQFGLPYVVAINKFVTDTDHEVEALEALCTKNQIPFSLTEVWEKGGDGGLELADKVVQEIEKDKANYKRLYDNAESIEEKLEKIVTKVYGGIGVELSNKAQKQIAEFKKYGWDRYPICMAKTQYSLSDNQALLGRPTNFTIHIREFIPKLGAGFVVALTGDVMTMPGLPKKPAALNMDVDERGHAKGLF, encoded by the coding sequence ATGACAAAAGCGTACAAATCAGATATTGAAATTGCTTCACTTGCCGAGATTTCACCAATAACAGAAATTGCAGCAGATTTAGGTTTAACAAGTGATGAATTAGAACTTTATGGAAAAACAAAAGCAAAGTTGACATACGAAGCGATCCATTCTTTAAAAAACCGAGAGCAAGGGAAACTTGTTCTTGTTACGGCTATTAATCCGACTCCTGCTGGTGAAGGAAAGTCGACAGTTACAGTTGGTTTAGGTGACGCGCTTTCTAAAAAGGGCAAGAAAACAGTGATTGCTTTACGTGAACCTTCACTTGGCCCTACCATGGGGATTAAAGGCGGAGCAACGGGTGGAGGCTACGCCCAAGTTGTCCCAATGGAAGATATCAACCTGCATTTTACAGGCGATTTTCATGCAATTACTACGGCTAATAATACACTTTCGGCGTTGATTGATAATCACATGCAGCAAGGGAATGAGCTAAAAATTGATCAAAGGCGGATTGTTTGGAAACGTGTAGTCGATTTAAATGACCGAGCGCTTCGGAAAGTTGTTGTTGGTTTAGGTGGACCGGTACAAGGGATTCCTCGTGAAGATGGCTTTGATATTACTGTTGCTTCAGAAATTATGGCGATTATTTGCTTAGCAACCGATTTGAAAGATTTAAAACATCGTTTAAGTGAAATCGTGATTGGCTATAACTATAATAAAGAACCAATTACAGTGGGTGAATTAGGTTATGCGGGGGCACTTACTTTATTGCTTAAAGATGGACTCAAGCCAAATCTTGTTCAAACACTTGAACATACACCTGCTATTGTACATGGCGGTCCTTTTGCTAACATTGCGCACGGCTGTAATAGTATTATTGCGACTAGAACGGCGCTGAAATTAGGTGATTATGCGGTAACAGAAGCTGGGTTTGGTGCTGATTTAGGCGCAGAAAAATTCCTTGATATTAAAGTGCCAGTACTAGGGAAAGCGCCTGATTGCGTCGTTCTTGTAGCAACAATTCGTGCGCTAAAAATGCACGGTGGTGTAGCGAAAACAGAACTTGCAAAAGAGAATGTTTCCGCATTACAAGATGGTTTTGCTAATTTACAAAAACATATTGATTCCATCACACAGTTTGGTCTTCCATATGTTGTTGCGATCAATAAATTTGTAACAGATACAGATCATGAAGTTGAAGCGCTTGAAGCACTTTGCACGAAAAATCAAATTCCATTTTCGTTAACTGAGGTTTGGGAAAAAGGCGGCGACGGTGGATTAGAATTAGCAGATAAAGTCGTTCAAGAAATCGAAAAAGATAAAGCGAATTATAAACGCTTATACGACAACGCTGAATCGATTGAAGAAAAATTGGAAAAGATTGTCACAAAGGTTTATGGCGGTATAGGTGTTGAATTATCGAATAAAGCACAAAAACAAATTGCTGAGTTTAAAAAATATGGATGGGATCGTTATCCAATTTGCATGGCAAAAACCCAGTATAGTTTATCCGATAATCAAGCATTACTTGGCCGACCAACAAACTTTACGATACACATTCGTGAGTTTATTCCAAAACTTGGTGCTGGTTTTGTTGTGGCGCTGACAGGCGATGTAATGACGATGCCTGGTCTCCCGAAAAAACCTGCTGCGCTTAATATGGATGTTGATGAAAGAGGGCATGCAAAAGGACTGTTTTAA
- the mntR gene encoding transcriptional regulator MntR has translation MPTPSMEDYIEKIYSLIKIKGYARVSDIAKGLDVHPSSVTKMVQKLDKDEYLVYEKYRGLVLTAKGSKVGKRLLERHTLLENFLRVLGVEEKHVYDDVEGIEHHLSWNSIDRIGDLVQFFEENNEALEKLRALQERIPKED, from the coding sequence ATGCCAACACCAAGTATGGAAGACTATATTGAAAAGATCTATTCTTTGATCAAAATAAAAGGGTATGCCCGTGTATCTGACATTGCTAAAGGGCTAGATGTGCATCCGTCATCTGTTACAAAAATGGTTCAAAAATTAGATAAAGATGAATACCTTGTTTATGAAAAATATCGCGGTTTAGTTTTAACTGCAAAAGGAAGTAAAGTTGGTAAGCGTCTTTTAGAACGTCATACCTTACTTGAAAATTTTTTACGTGTACTTGGCGTAGAAGAAAAGCATGTTTATGATGACGTTGAAGGGATAGAGCATCATCTCAGTTGGAATTCGATTGATCGTATAGGTGATTTAGTGCAGTTTTTTGAAGAGAATAACGAAGCACTCGAAAAACTAAGAGCATTGCAGGAAAGAATACCTAAAGAGGACTAA
- the cspD gene encoding cold-shock protein CspD codes for MQNGSVKWFNNEKGYGFIEAENGGDVFVHHTAISGEGYKSLEEEQKVTFEIVEGNRGPQAANVEKA; via the coding sequence ATGCAAAATGGGAGCGTAAAATGGTTTAACAACGAAAAAGGTTATGGTTTTATTGAGGCAGAAAATGGTGGCGATGTATTCGTACACCACACAGCCATCAGCGGCGAAGGTTACAAGTCTTTGGAAGAGGAACAAAAAGTAACATTTGAAATCGTTGAAGGTAACCGTGGACCTCAAGCAGCAAATGTAGAAAAAGCATAA
- a CDS encoding ribonuclease HI family protein has protein sequence MDIYVDGASAGNPGISGAGIILVGENLYEQHAYPLSVMSNHEAEFIAIKLGLELAVTKQAHFVRLYSDSKVAIEALEKRYVKNPLFKPHLTEILNLTEKIPLFYPAWRHVTQNKQADQLAKQAIQKQKELGDQ, from the coding sequence TTGGACATTTATGTAGATGGAGCTAGTGCAGGAAACCCTGGTATAAGTGGCGCTGGTATCATCCTTGTTGGCGAAAATCTTTATGAACAGCATGCTTATCCTCTTTCTGTGATGTCTAATCACGAAGCGGAATTTATCGCGATTAAATTAGGCTTAGAACTAGCCGTAACAAAGCAAGCCCATTTTGTACGGCTCTATTCCGATTCGAAAGTAGCCATTGAAGCACTTGAAAAGCGTTATGTCAAAAATCCACTTTTCAAACCGCATTTAACCGAAATTCTAAATTTAACAGAAAAAATACCACTTTTCTATCCTGCTTGGCGCCACGTCACACAAAATAAGCAAGCCGATCAGTTAGCAAAACAAGCCATTCAAAAACAAAAAGAACTAGGAGATCAATAA
- a CDS encoding 5'-3' exonuclease encodes METKPKLLIVDGMALLFRAFYATSVTKQFMYNENGLPTNGVQGMLRHLLAAIRQNNPTHALICWDMGKETFRNELFVGYKAKRTVPPEELIPQFDLAKEVAEQLGFLNVGVVGYEADDCIGTITEQTKDQFQSVILSGDKDLLQLICPTNHVWIMQKGYGNYKRYDEATFFAELGITPRQFIDVKAFMGDPSDGYPGVRGIGEKTALQLIQQYETIQGVLDHITELKPGQQKKIQEDLDMLKLSQQLATIHTNVPLEVDFERALYSGFDQNAKEVIQAHGLKTLWREL; translated from the coding sequence GTGGAAACAAAACCAAAGCTTTTAATTGTTGATGGGATGGCCTTATTATTTCGTGCGTTTTATGCAACCAGTGTGACAAAGCAATTTATGTATAATGAAAATGGTTTACCAACAAATGGCGTTCAAGGGATGTTGCGCCATTTACTTGCTGCGATTCGACAAAATAACCCAACACATGCGCTTATTTGCTGGGACATGGGAAAGGAAACATTTCGTAATGAACTTTTTGTTGGCTATAAAGCAAAGAGAACTGTGCCGCCAGAAGAACTAATCCCTCAATTTGATTTGGCAAAAGAAGTGGCAGAACAACTAGGTTTCTTAAATGTTGGCGTTGTGGGGTATGAGGCAGATGATTGTATTGGTACGATTACTGAACAAACAAAAGATCAATTTCAATCGGTTATTTTAAGTGGAGATAAAGATTTATTGCAGTTGATCTGTCCAACGAATCACGTTTGGATCATGCAAAAGGGGTACGGGAATTATAAGCGCTACGATGAAGCGACATTTTTTGCAGAACTGGGGATTACACCGAGGCAATTTATTGATGTAAAAGCGTTTATGGGGGATCCATCTGATGGTTATCCTGGCGTTCGCGGTATTGGTGAAAAAACAGCACTCCAATTGATTCAACAATATGAAACAATCCAAGGGGTTCTTGATCACATAACAGAACTTAAACCAGGGCAGCAAAAGAAGATTCAAGAAGATCTAGATATGTTAAAATTAAGTCAGCAACTAGCTACTATTCATACAAATGTTCCACTAGAAGTAGATTTTGAACGTGCTCTTTATTCGGGTTTTGATCAAAATGCCAAAGAAGTTATTCAGGCTCACGGGTTAAAAACATTGTGGCGTGAATTATAA
- a CDS encoding nucleobase:cation symporter-2 family protein has product MFLKGKILALGFQHVLAMYAGAVIVPLLIGGALSFSGEQMTYLVSIDIFMCGIATLLQLFVNRFFGIGLPVVLGCAVQAIAPIILIGQNFGIGAIYGSIIASGLFVLLIAPFFSKVVRFFPPVVTGSVVTVIGLTLIPVAINNLAGGVGAKDFGSLYNLGLGFGTLLLIILVYRFGNGFMRAIAVLIGLFGGALFAFIMGKMDFAPVSMAQWFHVPVPFYFGMPTFEWSAIITMILISLVSMVESTGVYFALADIVNRPLEKKDLTRGYRAEGLAIILGGIFNTFPYTGYSQNVGLVQLSGIKTRNVIFVAASFLIVLGIVPKIGAVTTIIPTPVLGGAMVAMFGMVVAQGIKMLGRVNFTSQENLLIIACSVGVGLGVTVVPNLFAAFPAFIQLFTSNGIVAGSVTAISLNIIFNMKKKVNSEELLTEKSVHVK; this is encoded by the coding sequence ATGTTTTTAAAAGGAAAAATTCTTGCACTTGGCTTCCAACATGTACTTGCGATGTATGCGGGTGCTGTCATTGTTCCGCTGTTAATTGGTGGTGCTTTGTCATTTAGTGGAGAGCAAATGACATATCTTGTTTCTATTGATATTTTTATGTGTGGCATTGCAACACTTCTTCAGCTTTTTGTGAATCGTTTTTTTGGCATTGGTTTACCGGTTGTACTGGGATGTGCGGTTCAAGCGATTGCTCCGATTATTTTAATTGGCCAAAATTTTGGCATCGGTGCGATTTATGGGTCAATCATTGCATCTGGTTTATTTGTGTTACTTATTGCACCATTTTTTTCAAAAGTTGTTCGTTTTTTTCCGCCTGTTGTAACGGGCTCGGTTGTGACTGTGATTGGTTTAACACTTATTCCAGTTGCCATTAATAATTTAGCAGGTGGCGTGGGGGCTAAAGATTTTGGTTCACTTTATAACCTTGGACTTGGCTTTGGCACATTGCTGCTTATTATTTTAGTTTATCGCTTTGGTAATGGATTTATGAGAGCAATTGCGGTTTTAATTGGGCTATTTGGTGGTGCACTGTTTGCTTTTATAATGGGGAAAATGGATTTTGCGCCTGTTTCTATGGCTCAGTGGTTTCATGTTCCTGTCCCTTTTTATTTTGGGATGCCAACATTTGAATGGTCTGCTATTATCACGATGATCCTCATTTCGCTTGTGAGTATGGTAGAATCCACGGGTGTTTATTTTGCTTTAGCTGATATTGTTAATCGACCGCTTGAAAAGAAGGATTTAACACGAGGATACCGGGCAGAAGGTCTTGCTATTATTTTGGGTGGTATTTTTAATACGTTTCCTTATACGGGTTATTCACAAAATGTCGGGTTAGTACAACTTTCAGGAATTAAAACGCGAAATGTAATTTTCGTGGCGGCTTCATTTTTAATTGTTTTAGGGATTGTTCCAAAAATTGGGGCAGTGACAACAATCATTCCAACACCTGTCCTTGGTGGTGCAATGGTTGCCATGTTTGGCATGGTAGTTGCTCAAGGGATTAAAATGCTTGGGCGAGTTAATTTCACGTCTCAAGAAAACTTGTTAATTATTGCTTGTTCTGTTGGTGTTGGACTTGGTGTAACGGTGGTGCCTAACTTATTTGCCGCTTTCCCAGCATTTATTCAGTTATTTACGAGCAATGGAATTGTAGCTGGGAGCGTGACAGCTATTTCGCTCAATATCATTTTTAATATGAAAAAGAAAGTTAATTCAGAAGAACTTTTGACTGAAAAAAGCGTTCATGTTAAATAA
- a CDS encoding xanthine phosphoribosyltransferase: MKLLENYIIEKGNVLPGNVLKVDSFLNHQIDPALMKEIGLAFSHYFQDLGVTKIVTIESSGIAPAVFAGLEMNVPVVFARKKKSITLQENLYTTSVYSYTKKEANDISISKNFLSADDTVLIIDDFLANGQAVLGLLEITEWAGAKVAGIGIVIEKSFQQGRTLLEKTGIPIYSLARISSFENEQIKFLEEA; the protein is encoded by the coding sequence TTGAAGCTATTAGAAAATTATATCATAGAAAAAGGGAACGTTTTACCAGGAAATGTGCTTAAAGTGGATTCATTTTTAAACCATCAAATTGATCCTGCACTCATGAAAGAAATTGGTTTAGCGTTTAGTCACTATTTCCAAGATTTAGGGGTCACTAAAATTGTTACGATTGAATCCTCTGGTATTGCGCCTGCTGTTTTTGCTGGATTGGAAATGAATGTTCCTGTTGTTTTTGCCAGAAAGAAAAAATCAATCACCTTGCAAGAAAACTTATATACGACATCTGTCTATTCTTATACAAAAAAAGAAGCGAACGATATCTCTATTTCGAAAAACTTCTTAAGTGCAGATGATACAGTTTTAATTATTGATGATTTTTTAGCGAATGGGCAAGCGGTTCTTGGGCTTCTTGAAATTACGGAGTGGGCAGGCGCCAAAGTAGCTGGTATTGGCATCGTCATTGAGAAATCCTTTCAACAAGGCCGTACTTTATTAGAAAAAACAGGAATCCCTATTTATTCACTTGCAAGAATTAGCTCATTTGAAAATGAGCAGATTAAATTTCTGGAGGAGGCATAA
- a CDS encoding class I SAM-dependent RNA methyltransferase, translating into MDQFKLVATAASGLEAIVGKEVRRLGYEPSVENGKVFFRGDKSAIARSNLWLRVADRVKIVVGEFQAKTFDELFEKTKALPWETYLPLDAEFPVSGKSVKSTLFSVPDCQAIVKKAIVNRLSEKYRRQGRLMESGALFKIEVALLKDQVTLTIDTSGVGLHKRGYRVMQGGAPIKETMAAALVLLTSWHPDRPFYDPVCGSGTIPIEAALIGRNIAPGLNRQFASESFDWMPQEIWQAARTEAKELANYEQPLDISGSDIDHRLIEMAKQNAEQAGFPDVISFKQMQLADFRTDKEYGVIAANPPYGERLEDEEAVIKLYKEMGEVFQALPTWSIYVLTSYEAFEEVYGKKATKKRKLYNGYLRTDYYQYWGPRKPRQDK; encoded by the coding sequence ATGGATCAATTTAAATTGGTAGCAACGGCTGCTTCTGGACTTGAAGCAATTGTCGGCAAAGAAGTAAGGCGCCTAGGTTATGAACCTTCTGTTGAAAATGGCAAAGTATTTTTCCGCGGGGATAAAAGTGCAATTGCTAGAAGTAATTTATGGCTCAGAGTTGCTGATCGTGTCAAAATTGTTGTTGGCGAGTTTCAAGCAAAAACATTTGATGAATTATTTGAAAAGACAAAAGCACTCCCTTGGGAAACTTATCTGCCGCTTGATGCTGAATTTCCAGTTTCCGGTAAGTCTGTTAAATCAACGCTTTTTAGTGTTCCAGATTGTCAAGCAATCGTGAAAAAAGCCATTGTAAACCGACTCTCAGAAAAATATCGCAGGCAAGGTCGGTTAATGGAAAGTGGCGCTTTATTTAAAATTGAAGTGGCCCTTTTAAAAGACCAAGTAACGCTAACCATTGATACAAGTGGCGTCGGCTTACATAAAAGAGGTTATCGCGTTATGCAGGGTGGGGCACCGATTAAAGAAACCATGGCCGCTGCTTTAGTCCTCCTTACAAGCTGGCATCCTGATCGCCCTTTTTATGATCCGGTTTGTGGTTCAGGGACGATTCCAATTGAAGCTGCCTTAATCGGTCGCAATATTGCACCTGGTTTAAATCGCCAGTTTGCATCGGAAAGTTTTGACTGGATGCCGCAAGAGATTTGGCAAGCAGCACGGACAGAAGCGAAGGAGCTTGCGAACTACGAACAACCACTTGATATTAGCGGTTCTGATATCGATCATAGATTAATTGAAATGGCAAAACAAAATGCTGAGCAAGCGGGATTTCCTGATGTTATTTCATTTAAACAAATGCAGCTGGCTGATTTTAGAACAGACAAAGAGTATGGCGTTATTGCCGCAAACCCTCCTTATGGCGAACGTTTGGAAGACGAGGAAGCCGTGATAAAGCTTTATAAGGAAATGGGTGAAGTCTTTCAAGCGCTTCCTACTTGGTCGATTTATGTATTAACGTCTTACGAGGCATTTGAAGAAGTATACGGGAAAAAAGCAACGAAAAAACGCAAACTGTATAATGGTTATTTACGAACAGATTATTATCAATACTGGGGTCCAAGAAAACCACGTCAAGATAAATAA
- the gpsB gene encoding cell division regulator GpsB, which yields MASGQFEYNLTAKEILEKEFKTGLRGYYSEEVDGYLDKIINDYNTYEKEITELKAEIARLMEELNQSPQRVDKEGFQNTPPVQPAGTTNFDILKRLSNLEKHVFGNKLDEK from the coding sequence ATGGCTTCTGGGCAATTTGAATATAATTTAACGGCAAAAGAAATTTTAGAAAAAGAATTTAAAACAGGACTTCGTGGCTATTACTCCGAAGAGGTAGATGGATATTTAGATAAGATTATTAATGACTATAACACCTATGAAAAAGAGATTACAGAATTAAAAGCAGAAATTGCTCGTCTTATGGAAGAACTAAATCAATCGCCACAAAGAGTGGATAAGGAAGGTTTTCAAAATACGCCACCAGTTCAACCAGCTGGCACAACGAATTTCGATATTTTGAAGCGTTTGTCTAATTTAGAGAAACATGTTTTTGGAAATAAACTAGACGAAAAATAG
- a CDS encoding DUF1273 domain-containing protein, with the protein MKTVAVTGYKNFELGIFKREAEEVKYIKLALRRHILSFLDEGLEWVVIAGRLGTELFAAELVFELQEEGYALKLAVLEPFKEQSANWNETNQLWQEEIIAQADFHDWITKRPYENPSQFELCDQFIIDHTDGALMLYDLEKEGSPRFFYKRAKEEADYFLICIDFYELEDVVSETQSF; encoded by the coding sequence ATGAAAACTGTTGCTGTAACAGGCTATAAGAACTTTGAATTAGGCATTTTTAAGCGTGAGGCAGAAGAGGTGAAATATATTAAGCTAGCTCTAAGACGTCACATCCTTTCTTTTCTTGATGAGGGTCTAGAGTGGGTGGTTATAGCAGGTCGTCTAGGAACGGAACTTTTTGCAGCTGAATTGGTTTTTGAACTACAAGAAGAAGGCTACGCTTTAAAATTAGCTGTTTTAGAGCCATTTAAAGAGCAAAGTGCAAACTGGAATGAAACCAATCAATTGTGGCAAGAAGAGATAATTGCACAAGCTGATTTTCATGACTGGATTACTAAAAGGCCTTATGAAAATCCAAGTCAATTTGAGCTTTGCGATCAATTTATTATCGATCATACCGACGGAGCATTAATGCTTTATGATCTAGAAAAAGAAGGAAGCCCGCGTTTTTTTTATAAGCGAGCAAAAGAAGAAGCGGATTATTTTTTAATTTGTATTGATTTTTATGAATTAGAGGACGTTGTCAGCGAAACACAAAGTTTTTAA